One Mycolicibacterium pulveris genomic region harbors:
- a CDS encoding NIPSNAP family protein: MKRYYGHTLLYLHETIDLGSGRSDRFTEVFSDVYHPMMAELGARLFAIWETTPYNGHWPQVTIIWEIDQFADYARIGRAQARGGSHEAAAAKWSSFLSEIGARGEGRIMYAGRSNRTLAQLQEANFTAGLVIQEIMQTKPGRQDDYIRELERLYVPWSERTGKRWLGSFITTFRFNEVIHYWALEGDWDCFANHYPSWKDSPPAEIVTWMSVAPALRDGWEDSILSALPPSPLQ; the protein is encoded by the coding sequence ATGAAGCGGTACTACGGTCACACTCTTCTCTATCTCCACGAGACGATCGACCTCGGCTCCGGTCGAAGCGATCGCTTCACCGAGGTCTTCAGCGACGTCTACCACCCGATGATGGCCGAGCTGGGCGCGCGGCTGTTCGCGATCTGGGAGACCACCCCCTACAACGGGCACTGGCCCCAGGTGACGATCATCTGGGAGATCGACCAGTTCGCCGACTACGCCCGCATTGGCAGGGCGCAGGCCCGCGGCGGCAGCCACGAAGCGGCCGCGGCGAAATGGTCGTCGTTCCTGTCGGAGATCGGTGCCCGCGGTGAGGGCCGGATCATGTACGCGGGCCGCAGCAACAGGACGCTGGCGCAACTTCAGGAGGCCAACTTCACCGCGGGTCTGGTGATTCAGGAGATCATGCAGACCAAGCCCGGCCGCCAGGACGACTACATCCGCGAGCTCGAACGCCTCTACGTGCCCTGGTCGGAACGCACCGGAAAGCGCTGGCTTGGCTCGTTCATCACGACCTTCCGGTTCAACGAGGTCATCCACTACTGGGCGCTCGAGGGTGACTGGGACTGCTTCGCCAACCATTACCCGTCCTGGAAAGACAGCCCGCCCGCCGAGATCGTCACCTGGATGAGCGTCGCACCCGCGCTGCGCGACGGCTGGGAGGACTCCATTCTGTCGGCCCTACCCCCTTCACCACTGCAATGA
- a CDS encoding SMP-30/gluconolactonase/LRE family protein, which yields MICKGATALSPLADGFCFGEGPRWFEGLLWFSDMLGEAVHTVTLQGAMTTLPLPGHAPSGLGFCPDGSLLIVSTERRQLLRYDGDVVTTVADLSATAPADLGDMVIDAAGRAYVGAQAFEGGVIVRIDPDGSSAVVAEDLAFPNGMVITPDGTLIVAESIGRRLTAFTLARDGALTDRRVFADALDGPPDGICLDAEGGVWVAMTLAHQFERITEGGTVTDRIDIGDRAAIACTLGGPERRTLFLVSAADAYPKRLVGTKLSRVDTTTVEIPGAGLP from the coding sequence GTGATTTGTAAAGGCGCCACGGCGCTGAGTCCGCTGGCTGACGGGTTCTGCTTCGGCGAGGGCCCCCGGTGGTTCGAAGGGCTGCTGTGGTTCTCCGACATGCTCGGCGAGGCGGTGCACACCGTCACCCTGCAGGGCGCGATGACCACGCTGCCGCTACCCGGGCACGCCCCGTCGGGGCTGGGGTTCTGCCCCGACGGCTCGCTGCTGATCGTCTCGACCGAGCGCCGGCAACTGCTGCGCTACGACGGTGACGTCGTGACGACCGTCGCCGATCTGTCCGCGACCGCACCGGCGGATCTGGGCGACATGGTGATCGACGCCGCCGGCCGCGCCTACGTCGGAGCCCAGGCGTTCGAAGGTGGCGTGATCGTGCGGATCGACCCGGACGGGTCCTCGGCCGTCGTCGCGGAGGATCTCGCGTTCCCCAACGGGATGGTGATCACACCGGACGGCACGCTGATCGTCGCCGAGTCGATCGGCCGACGGCTGACCGCGTTCACCCTCGCCCGCGACGGCGCCCTGACCGACCGGCGGGTGTTCGCCGACGCCCTGGACGGACCGCCCGACGGGATCTGCCTGGACGCCGAAGGAGGCGTCTGGGTGGCGATGACCCTGGCCCACCAGTTCGAGCGAATCACCGAGGGCGGCACGGTGACCGACCGCATCGACATCGGCGACCGGGCGGCGATCGCCTGCACGCTGGGCGGGCCCGAACGCCGCACCCTGTTCCTCGTGTCCGCCGCCGACGCCTATCCGAAGCGGTTGGTCGGCACGAAGTTGTCCCGCGTCGATACGACGACCGTCGAGATTCCAGGAGCCGGCCTGCCATGA
- a CDS encoding thioesterase family protein encodes MSDAYYELIDAADPIGEKFAATDLVRSTWSADIQHGAPVSALLVRALERCEARPDTRLSRVMIDLLGGVPAEGDLWVRARIDRPGRQIELVSAEMLAPGPDGQPRPVAKASGWRLKTVDTPTLLHASAPPLPPLGEALARDMKKDWDRNYVHSLDWRWLTKPLSDGPGESWIKPEVDLVNGEIMTQLERLFAVADDANGIGTKLNPREWTFMNTDLVVHIHRVPDGEWIGIRSDTNYGPDGIATTIGTLFDETGAVGGIQQSVLVRPMPGR; translated from the coding sequence ATGAGCGACGCGTACTACGAACTGATCGACGCCGCCGACCCGATCGGTGAGAAGTTCGCCGCCACCGATCTGGTGCGCAGCACCTGGTCGGCCGACATCCAGCACGGCGCACCGGTATCCGCGTTGCTGGTGCGGGCTTTGGAGCGTTGTGAGGCACGACCGGACACCCGGTTGAGCCGGGTGATGATCGACCTGCTCGGCGGCGTACCCGCCGAGGGCGACCTGTGGGTGCGGGCCCGGATCGACCGCCCGGGCAGGCAGATCGAGTTGGTCAGCGCCGAGATGCTCGCACCGGGGCCCGACGGCCAGCCGCGGCCCGTCGCCAAGGCCAGCGGGTGGCGGCTGAAGACGGTCGACACGCCGACCCTGCTGCACGCGTCGGCTCCGCCGCTGCCCCCGCTCGGCGAGGCGCTCGCCCGTGACATGAAAAAGGACTGGGACCGCAACTACGTGCACAGCCTGGACTGGCGTTGGCTGACCAAGCCGTTGAGCGACGGGCCGGGCGAATCCTGGATCAAACCCGAGGTCGACCTGGTCAACGGCGAGATTATGACCCAGCTCGAGCGGTTGTTCGCCGTCGCCGACGACGCCAACGGCATCGGCACCAAGCTCAACCCGCGAGAGTGGACGTTCATGAACACCGATCTCGTCGTGCACATCCACCGGGTGCCCGACGGCGAATGGATCGGCATCCGCTCGGACACCAACTACGGACCCGACGGCATCGCGACGACGATCGGCACGCTGTTCGACGAAACCGGCGCGGTCGGGGGCATTCAACAGTCGGTGTTGGTGCGGCCCATGCCCGGCCGCTGA
- a CDS encoding MarP family serine protease, which produces MRPIRRAVMLTIAALMAATAAGCAGGWPAADDPSSPVESATVTTVEPPDAALASSPVIAQAQRSVAKIHGIAPSCQKMLDGSGVVFAPNRVMSSAHGVAGATDITVSVDGGDYSATVVFYDPDADIAILDVPGLQAPALSFAEGMAPSGTDALILGYPGGGPFVATPARIREVIELSGPDIYRTKTVHREVYVVRGGVRQGGSGGPLIDLDGRILGVAFGAGVEDPDSSFVLTAKQLFGMAVSANGSEPVSTGECVS; this is translated from the coding sequence ATGAGACCGATTCGACGGGCGGTGATGCTGACCATCGCCGCCCTGATGGCGGCCACGGCGGCCGGCTGCGCCGGGGGATGGCCCGCCGCCGACGACCCGTCGTCGCCGGTCGAGAGCGCGACCGTCACCACGGTGGAACCGCCCGATGCCGCGTTGGCGAGCAGCCCGGTGATCGCGCAGGCGCAGCGCAGTGTCGCCAAGATTCACGGCATTGCGCCGTCGTGCCAGAAGATGCTGGACGGCAGCGGTGTCGTCTTCGCGCCGAACCGGGTCATGTCGAGTGCCCACGGTGTCGCGGGCGCGACCGACATCACCGTGTCGGTCGACGGCGGCGATTATTCCGCCACGGTCGTGTTCTACGACCCCGACGCCGACATCGCGATCCTCGATGTGCCCGGCCTGCAGGCCCCGGCGCTGTCCTTCGCCGAGGGGATGGCGCCCTCCGGCACCGACGCGCTGATCCTGGGATACCCCGGCGGCGGGCCGTTTGTCGCCACCCCGGCACGCATCCGCGAGGTCATCGAGCTCAGTGGACCCGACATCTACCGCACCAAGACCGTGCACCGCGAGGTGTACGTGGTGCGCGGCGGCGTGCGGCAGGGCGGATCCGGCGGCCCCCTCATCGACCTGGACGGCCGGATTCTCGGCGTCGCGTTCGGCGCGGGCGTCGAGGATCCCGATTCCAGCTTCGTGCTCACCGCCAAACAGCTCTTCGGCATGGCGGTCAGCGCCAACGGTTCCGAGCCCGTATCCACCGGCGAGTGCGTCAGCTGA
- a CDS encoding ferredoxin produces MRVEVDLDKCTGHGICESIAEDVFEVTDAGSVIIHGNERPESDRDRMQQAVMQCPVGALRLVD; encoded by the coding sequence GTGCGCGTCGAAGTCGATCTCGACAAGTGCACCGGGCACGGGATCTGCGAATCGATCGCCGAGGACGTCTTCGAGGTGACCGATGCGGGCAGCGTGATCATCCACGGCAACGAGCGGCCCGAATCGGATCGCGACCGGATGCAACAGGCCGTCATGCAGTGTCCGGTGGGGGCGCTTCGCCTGGTCGATTGA
- a CDS encoding cytochrome P450, with the protein MTSAREYSAEDITSDEFWSQPFAVRDETFARLRAKDGLTWHPPLPSMFEVEEPGFWALTRRADIVYVSQHPELFTSAQGVALNPMPAEIQRFASFFLTMDPPQHTVYRRLISSAFTPRNVRLIEEQIHKNAVTIVENLIGAGEIDFVSACSAKLPMLTIMDMLGVPTADQPAVAYAAEKLFGISDDEYVSDDERVGDPVAQIALLSNTGVELAKFRRTHPGDDLMTSIVNAEVDGHRLTDEEIGAFLILLASAGNDTTKQATTHAMMALVAHPEQRDWLMADFDGRIGTAIEEFVRWSSPVLQFARFATEDTEINGHPVTAGDKVGLFYCSANRDEAVFDNPGAFDLSRSPNPHVGFGGGGPHFCLGNQLAKTELRHLFHELLTRLTSIEFGEPDLLYSSFVHGVKRLPAVVR; encoded by the coding sequence GTGACATCAGCCCGTGAGTACTCCGCGGAAGACATCACGTCCGACGAGTTCTGGAGCCAACCGTTCGCGGTGCGTGACGAAACGTTCGCACGATTGCGCGCCAAGGACGGGTTGACGTGGCATCCGCCGTTGCCGTCGATGTTCGAGGTCGAAGAGCCCGGGTTCTGGGCGCTGACGCGGCGCGCCGACATCGTCTACGTCAGCCAGCACCCGGAACTGTTCACCTCCGCCCAAGGCGTGGCGTTGAACCCGATGCCTGCCGAGATTCAGCGCTTCGCCTCGTTCTTCCTGACCATGGACCCGCCGCAGCACACCGTGTACCGGCGGTTGATCAGCTCGGCGTTCACACCGCGCAACGTGCGCCTGATCGAAGAGCAGATCCACAAGAACGCGGTCACCATCGTCGAGAACCTCATCGGCGCGGGCGAGATCGACTTCGTGTCAGCGTGTTCGGCGAAGCTGCCGATGCTGACCATCATGGACATGCTCGGGGTGCCGACCGCCGATCAGCCCGCGGTGGCCTACGCCGCCGAGAAGCTGTTCGGCATCAGCGACGACGAGTACGTCTCCGATGACGAGCGCGTCGGCGATCCCGTCGCGCAGATCGCGCTGCTGTCCAACACCGGGGTGGAGCTGGCGAAGTTCCGTCGCACCCACCCCGGCGACGACCTGATGACCAGCATCGTCAACGCCGAGGTCGACGGGCACCGGCTGACCGACGAGGAGATCGGCGCGTTCCTCATCCTGCTCGCCTCCGCGGGCAACGACACCACCAAGCAGGCGACCACGCACGCGATGATGGCGCTCGTCGCGCATCCCGAACAGCGGGACTGGCTGATGGCCGACTTCGACGGTCGAATCGGCACCGCCATCGAGGAATTCGTGCGCTGGTCGTCACCGGTGTTGCAGTTCGCCCGGTTCGCCACCGAGGACACCGAGATCAACGGCCACCCGGTCACGGCGGGGGACAAGGTCGGCCTGTTCTACTGCTCGGCCAACCGAGACGAGGCGGTGTTCGACAATCCCGGCGCGTTCGACCTCTCCCGTTCGCCCAACCCGCATGTGGGCTTCGGCGGCGGCGGTCCGCACTTCTGCCTGGGCAACCAGCTGGCCAAAACTGAGTTGCGACACCTGTTCCACGAATTGTTGACCCGGCTCACCAGTATCGAGTTCGGTGAGCCCGACCTGCTGTACAGCAGTTTCGTGCACGGCGTCAAACGGCTGCCTGCCGTCGTCCGCTAG
- a CDS encoding TetR/AcrR family transcriptional regulator, which yields MPDTCAEPDIPTRERLLVATAEVLGRHGMTKLSLSEVAQQAGVSRPTLYRWFASKRELLDAFVVWERQFYERAVADATSDLPKAERLDAALRVIVDYQHSYPGLRMIDVEPERVIKRLSRVIPLMRHRLERLAPGPDPGLAVATAVRVAVSHYLVRSDDDADFLDQLRHAARVRHHAPEVNR from the coding sequence ATGCCGGACACCTGCGCCGAACCTGACATCCCGACCCGAGAGCGACTGCTGGTCGCCACGGCCGAGGTCTTGGGCCGCCACGGCATGACCAAGCTCAGTCTGTCCGAGGTGGCCCAGCAGGCCGGCGTGTCACGGCCCACGCTGTATCGATGGTTCGCCTCCAAGCGGGAGCTGCTCGACGCGTTCGTGGTGTGGGAGCGCCAGTTCTACGAACGTGCGGTGGCCGATGCGACGTCCGACCTCCCGAAGGCCGAGCGGCTCGACGCCGCGTTGCGGGTGATCGTGGACTACCAGCACTCCTATCCGGGCCTGCGGATGATCGACGTCGAGCCGGAGCGCGTCATCAAGCGGTTGTCTCGGGTGATCCCGCTGATGCGACACCGGCTCGAGCGGCTGGCCCCCGGACCCGATCCCGGGCTGGCCGTGGCGACCGCCGTCCGGGTCGCGGTGTCGCACTATCTGGTCCGCAGCGACGACGACGCCGACTTTCTCGACCAGCTTCGGCACGCGGCGCGGGTCAGGCATCACGCGCCGGAGGTGAACCGGTGA
- a CDS encoding phosphotransferase family protein — protein sequence MSIPAGVDELTPEWFTKVLSAPIDKVEVIDAHSGTTGRARVALRSPADVPETVFVKLQPFVEEQRKFLRQIGLGVAEARLYATVGNELPVRAPRVWHADHDSADGSFVMVLEDLEASGCHFPSPSDDGILSVAESLVAELAVLHATYAGQDLGWLRTPSGMRRKPEDTEIAARRAQFIVSAVEQFADEMPAAFRRLGDLYAERSLEVVALFNEGERTLIHGDTHSGNLFVDRGRCGFFDWAVAGRGPGMRDVAYFLCNSLPIDMRRAEEAALLARYRGALADEGTTLDEHTAHEQYRLFSVYSWIAAASTAAMGSRWQPIDVSRAAMVSTTQAIEDLDAVGLLEERLG from the coding sequence GTGAGCATCCCGGCCGGCGTCGACGAGCTGACGCCCGAATGGTTCACCAAGGTTCTGAGCGCTCCAATCGACAAGGTCGAGGTGATCGACGCCCACTCCGGCACGACCGGCCGCGCCCGCGTCGCGCTGCGCTCCCCCGCCGATGTGCCCGAGACGGTCTTCGTCAAGCTGCAGCCGTTCGTCGAGGAACAGCGCAAGTTTCTGCGCCAGATCGGCCTCGGCGTTGCCGAGGCCCGGCTCTACGCCACGGTCGGCAACGAGTTGCCGGTGCGGGCCCCGCGCGTGTGGCACGCCGATCACGACAGCGCGGACGGTTCTTTCGTGATGGTGCTCGAGGATCTGGAGGCGTCCGGATGCCACTTCCCCAGCCCCTCCGACGACGGCATCCTGTCGGTGGCGGAGTCGCTGGTGGCGGAACTCGCCGTCCTGCACGCGACGTACGCGGGTCAGGATCTGGGGTGGTTACGTACGCCATCGGGTATGCGCAGGAAGCCCGAGGATACCGAAATAGCTGCGCGCCGTGCGCAATTCATCGTGTCGGCGGTCGAGCAGTTCGCCGACGAGATGCCCGCGGCGTTCCGCAGGCTCGGCGACCTGTACGCCGAGCGGTCGCTGGAGGTCGTCGCGCTGTTCAACGAAGGCGAGCGCACGCTGATCCACGGCGACACCCACAGCGGCAACCTGTTCGTCGACCGCGGCCGCTGCGGCTTCTTCGACTGGGCCGTCGCCGGCCGCGGCCCCGGCATGCGGGATGTCGCGTACTTCCTGTGCAATTCGCTGCCGATCGACATGCGTCGCGCCGAGGAAGCGGCGTTGCTGGCGCGATACCGGGGCGCCCTGGCCGACGAGGGCACGACGCTCGACGAGCACACCGCCCATGAGCAGTACCGGTTGTTCTCGGTGTACTCCTGGATCGCTGCCGCGTCGACGGCGGCGATGGGCTCGCGGTGGCAACCGATCGACGTATCACGCGCCGCGATGGTGAGCACGACGCAGGCGATCGAAGATCTCGACGCGGTTGGCCTGCTCGAAGAACGGCTGGGGTGA